The following are encoded in a window of Ruminiclostridium herbifermentans genomic DNA:
- a CDS encoding type I polyketide synthase, producing the protein MSNYRYSDNGIAVIGVGGIFPDAADVNQFWNNILNKKVSIKRIPDEIINSEIFFRPELYGKVDKMDKTYTHIAGLIDHQVYSKSSFKHKIPPAVAEHMDRNQMAAIYCVDQALESMGENALPKEHTAVILGNGLPGIKYDQILQRINFQEIEYYLKNNSLVQGKFSPDELNEVINKLKDEFLKGTIQITEDSSPGVLPNIVAGRLTNVFDLWGPSFTVDAACASSLAAIACGVEGLISREYDAVIAGAADVSVLAPGLSLFSGINALSPDGSYPFDSRANGFVIGAGAGVFILKRLGDAIQNKDKILAVISGYGRGSDGKGKYIAAPSEEGQVRAIEMSTKMAGYTVDTIEMIEAHGTGTQVGDPAEVNALKKAFNNLGCTRKEFCGIGSVKSNIGHLRSAAGVPGVLKAVLALNSKILPPTANVQEVNPKLKLEGSPFYVLRDKKQWEANSKYPRRASVSAFGFGGADYHLSLEEYREEFVSKSYNIPYSIQKRDESIATTTINREDAIVQEAVLFSADTIDLLKNEYEKFVSILEADIEKGFSKLVFNNNSNVSYGKNLRLSLMASNISELKKRWDTFIKLYESDRIGNKEELLLAGISFGTGKEINPENIAILFPGQASQYANMEKDLYNSFPAFKSVYDSFDAIWQSNYKDTVSSMVFGDDIEKIDNTIKETQNTHPAIFISSYCMYKLFKDMGLEAGYMVGHSLGEISALAASGMISFRDAATLVGKRGYSFASIPEDKRGKMVSIKGSQDEVKSLLEKSGLEIFIANINSPTQTAVGGDAEEVKKLVELLSNEKITHTVLKVSHAFHSPLINSAADSFYNEIKDIKFKTGNAKVIANHLVDYYPANSDTAKIPQLLKEQITNPVRFVESINKLYEDGVRLFVEIGPGTVLSNLTKDILSGKDIKVITTNLKKKNDLECLNRAIGELFAAGVHIQVLSPIDRISQAQNSQVFSKAVSEPISENINNIEAKTASVAYSVPDKSVYTAPENLVPSKRLVYSGVSIGLPGTYKKIFSDDNFDLLFEGRNLIERLTDDERLSMAELNITRLVKSEQGSEFKTLSSINEVIALAGKIGNIDMDEYLVDADIQKQMTKTVCIAVAAGYEALADAGIPLVKESKVTSNGSILEGRYLLPEEMRESTGIIFANGFPMIEPFIQEVSKFIAYKFGKKSRQEMIDFYGQIINHTSDYNVKKQLSDWFTLNYSRLSDCSGEEDIYSFNSDFMSQVASQANNRLAQFIGASGPNFQINAACSSTAYAISLAEDMIRAGRAERMIIIGADNASSKESLKWLGGGFLSAGAATTSEDLYSAAVPFDNRRNGMIIGAGAVGLVIEKEELVEARGMAGICRIVGTHAFNMAGHQTKIDAAKFSEELERFITKMEKENGFSRDEIAPNTVYFSHETYTPKKGGCSQTEKISLEKVFGSKFKDILICNTKGMTGHTMGGSIEEAVAAKSLQYQKVPPIVNYLVPDPELAGLKLSKGGNYQFKYTLRCIAGFGGQGNYNLLERIAVGENRIINASKYEEWLRTIATSADAVLSKDGRLLVLKSQKSIESSSERVLAEGLGAIDQVNTINIHKNNFEQDSDIVDKADKSTVISSKILDKKSVIDSILDIFSEVTKYPKDMLDLDMEMEADLGIDTVKQATIFAMVWEKFGIERDEGNSISNYPTIGHIIDLAYSKLQNVSAHTVTESFEQQSSAIDKSNNVPKSDAYSGSIYSKDKVRDEVLAVISEISKYPTDMLELDMEMEADLGIDTVKQATIISILWEKFALRREDGENVTNYPTIGQVVELIYSKLPRQFDNTEKTKEHTFQADSDTINNTSSTSKSNLEAEVLLTISEISKYPTDMLDVSMEMEADLGIDTVKQATIISNLSEKYDIKREEWPQVSGLLKIKDIINTLEKILNKRLSKDIPQAVAYEEAAATVIQEVSTNIDEVVLKIVAKHTAYPTEMITPDIEIKQDLDLDDKKLLEIVTDINKSLNLNVLNKASIDGINSVKELIDYFYNVASNEKKVESADSDEEKNSSQLIWQVPVLIEQELPERDIDISSKNVCIIGDNESFVTKLANSLKEKANDIFTLVFEKQMSEDDLEKVVKEYIAKPIDIIIDCSHLGDDISFHSLSLAEQKEILQLSAKARFIFYREAAQQIKFLAVRILCAVSIDGGMGYLDNAYKIIDPSFGAITGFYKGLNREWINCTIKIVDFERELINSTDEMATCIINEIETAGFDYEIAYNSNKRMVVRIGELNENQLLSTEIIDNRHFLITGGALGITAEITKELTKKYKGCFTILGRTELPSDIDELARLDEQQLFKKKTEIQEKLAKKHKRVTPILIQTEFEKLTKAIEIHNMLKTLKVSGNSIIYISCDVGNEKSVKKAVDKAVKKHGAVNCLIHGAGIDRSHFIRQKSTKEFEEVFDTKVLGACNLLKFCDSEELKEVVLFSSISGRFGNEAQLDYCAANSFLNVLAKSLKTRKPDIKTVSIVWSGWKDIGIAARNEYLKQNASKLGIKLINTKAGVDGFIKLLESKMELCEVILSEGLENLTDSRLFINELENAVLIDRVEKRGNVITKAYKTFSVRKDALIDQHRLRNVPLLPAACIMELCTEYFALQAGKQDNYCLRNLEFINPFKLFHDKDRELFIDGQPDNDGWKISVHSFFKPQKIGKETLITHGGMFVSGKVENYEDMYPLNWEWVKNNEFSITSKLDLKDILLDSAGNQILNLGPLYWRMAETEELRKIDNFLHSDKGVIFPELFPTEQIYEKNYPLDKLLINPCFIDAMYQGAAQDCVTKKNNIYLPWKVEEFGILKVPKQDGFFRVFAEAVAEDEEYRTYRIAILDDKDELCSYARNATFRLINQ; encoded by the coding sequence GTGTCTAATTATAGATATTCAGATAACGGAATTGCAGTAATAGGAGTAGGTGGAATTTTCCCTGATGCTGCAGATGTAAATCAGTTTTGGAATAATATTCTTAACAAGAAAGTTTCTATAAAAAGAATACCCGATGAAATAATAAATAGTGAAATATTTTTTCGCCCTGAGTTATATGGAAAAGTAGATAAAATGGATAAAACATATACTCATATTGCAGGGCTTATAGATCATCAGGTATATTCAAAATCAAGTTTTAAGCATAAAATTCCTCCAGCTGTTGCGGAACATATGGATAGGAACCAGATGGCAGCAATATATTGTGTTGATCAGGCTCTTGAATCAATGGGAGAAAATGCGCTTCCAAAAGAGCATACCGCAGTTATTCTCGGAAATGGATTACCAGGAATTAAGTATGATCAAATCCTTCAAAGAATTAACTTTCAGGAGATTGAATACTATCTTAAGAATAATTCTCTTGTGCAGGGAAAGTTTTCACCTGATGAATTAAATGAAGTCATCAATAAATTAAAGGATGAATTCCTTAAAGGTACTATACAAATAACTGAGGATAGCTCTCCTGGAGTTTTGCCCAATATTGTTGCAGGCCGATTAACAAATGTCTTTGACTTATGGGGCCCATCATTTACAGTGGATGCAGCATGTGCTTCTTCACTTGCAGCTATTGCATGCGGGGTTGAAGGACTAATAAGCAGGGAATATGATGCAGTAATAGCTGGAGCTGCAGATGTTTCAGTTTTAGCACCTGGATTAAGTCTGTTTTCGGGAATAAATGCGTTGTCACCCGATGGCTCATATCCTTTTGATTCTCGTGCGAATGGATTTGTAATTGGTGCGGGTGCAGGAGTTTTTATATTGAAACGTCTTGGCGATGCCATTCAAAATAAAGATAAAATACTTGCTGTTATTTCTGGGTATGGAAGAGGCAGTGATGGTAAGGGCAAATATATAGCAGCACCTAGTGAAGAGGGTCAAGTAAGAGCTATAGAGATGTCTACTAAAATGGCAGGATACACTGTTGATACAATAGAAATGATTGAAGCACATGGTACGGGAACCCAAGTGGGAGATCCTGCAGAAGTAAATGCTTTGAAAAAGGCATTTAATAACTTAGGGTGCACAAGAAAAGAATTTTGTGGTATAGGTTCAGTAAAATCAAATATAGGGCATTTGCGCTCTGCTGCAGGAGTACCTGGTGTTTTAAAGGCAGTACTAGCCTTGAATAGTAAGATACTACCTCCTACTGCAAATGTGCAGGAAGTAAATCCAAAGCTGAAGCTTGAAGGCTCTCCTTTCTATGTACTAAGAGATAAGAAACAATGGGAGGCAAACAGCAAGTATCCAAGAAGGGCAAGTGTAAGTGCTTTTGGATTTGGAGGTGCAGACTATCACCTTTCCCTTGAAGAGTATAGAGAAGAATTTGTAAGTAAATCCTATAACATTCCTTATTCAATTCAGAAAAGAGACGAGAGTATTGCCACAACCACAATTAATAGGGAAGATGCAATTGTACAAGAGGCTGTTTTATTTTCAGCAGATACAATAGATTTACTAAAAAATGAATATGAAAAATTTGTTTCTATATTAGAAGCAGATATAGAAAAGGGCTTCAGTAAGCTGGTTTTCAATAATAACTCTAATGTTAGCTATGGCAAAAATTTAAGACTTTCACTAATGGCAAGTAATATTTCTGAACTCAAAAAGAGATGGGATACCTTTATAAAATTATATGAAAGTGACCGCATTGGTAATAAAGAAGAATTGCTTCTAGCTGGAATAAGCTTTGGAACAGGTAAAGAGATAAATCCTGAAAATATTGCAATATTATTTCCTGGACAAGCATCCCAATATGCTAACATGGAAAAGGACTTATACAATAGTTTTCCTGCATTCAAATCTGTATATGACAGTTTTGATGCAATATGGCAGTCCAATTATAAAGATACTGTTTCTTCAATGGTATTTGGAGATGATATAGAAAAGATTGATAATACAATTAAGGAGACACAAAACACACATCCTGCAATTTTTATCAGCAGCTATTGTATGTATAAGCTATTTAAAGATATGGGCTTAGAAGCTGGATATATGGTGGGTCATAGTCTCGGTGAGATAAGTGCTTTAGCTGCAAGTGGTATGATTTCCTTCAGGGATGCTGCAACTCTTGTTGGTAAAAGAGGTTATTCTTTTGCTTCAATTCCAGAAGACAAGCGCGGTAAAATGGTTAGTATAAAAGGTTCACAGGATGAAGTTAAAAGTCTGCTCGAAAAATCAGGGCTTGAAATCTTTATTGCCAATATAAATTCACCTACTCAGACTGCAGTTGGCGGTGATGCAGAAGAAGTTAAAAAGCTTGTAGAATTGTTAAGCAATGAAAAGATAACACACACTGTACTAAAGGTATCTCATGCTTTCCACTCACCTTTAATAAACAGTGCTGCAGACAGCTTCTATAATGAAATTAAGGATATTAAATTTAAGACCGGTAATGCAAAGGTTATTGCAAATCATTTGGTGGATTATTATCCAGCAAATAGTGATACAGCGAAGATACCACAGCTGCTAAAGGAACAAATAACTAATCCAGTAAGGTTTGTTGAATCAATAAATAAGCTTTATGAGGATGGTGTGAGGCTATTTGTAGAAATAGGGCCAGGTACAGTTCTTAGCAATCTTACAAAGGATATATTGTCTGGGAAGGATATAAAAGTTATTACTACAAATTTAAAAAAGAAGAATGACCTAGAGTGCTTGAACAGGGCTATTGGTGAATTATTTGCTGCTGGTGTACATATTCAGGTTCTATCGCCAATTGACAGAATATCTCAAGCGCAAAACTCACAGGTATTTAGTAAAGCTGTTAGTGAACCAATTTCGGAAAATATAAATAATATAGAAGCTAAGACAGCTAGCGTAGCTTATAGTGTACCAGATAAATCAGTGTATACTGCACCAGAAAATTTAGTACCTTCTAAAAGGTTGGTTTATAGTGGTGTTTCAATTGGATTGCCAGGTACATATAAAAAGATTTTTAGTGATGATAACTTTGATTTGCTTTTTGAGGGCAGAAATTTAATTGAAAGATTAACAGATGACGAGCGCTTGAGTATGGCAGAACTCAATATTACTAGACTTGTTAAAAGCGAGCAAGGTTCTGAGTTCAAGACACTATCTTCAATAAATGAAGTTATAGCTTTGGCAGGTAAAATCGGAAACATAGATATGGATGAATATTTGGTGGATGCCGATATTCAAAAGCAAATGACAAAGACAGTATGTATAGCTGTCGCTGCAGGATACGAAGCATTAGCTGATGCTGGAATACCTTTGGTGAAAGAATCAAAGGTAACTTCAAATGGCTCTATCCTTGAAGGCCGATATTTATTGCCTGAAGAAATGAGAGAGAGCACAGGAATAATATTTGCTAATGGTTTTCCTATGATTGAGCCTTTCATTCAAGAGGTATCCAAATTTATTGCATATAAATTCGGGAAAAAATCCAGACAGGAAATGATTGATTTCTATGGGCAAATAATTAATCATACCAGTGACTATAATGTTAAGAAGCAATTATCTGATTGGTTTACTCTGAATTACTCAAGGCTTAGTGATTGTTCTGGAGAAGAGGATATATATAGCTTTAATTCAGACTTTATGAGCCAAGTTGCATCACAGGCAAACAATCGTTTAGCTCAGTTTATTGGTGCATCAGGGCCAAACTTCCAGATAAACGCTGCATGCTCGTCTACAGCATATGCAATATCGTTGGCTGAGGATATGATTCGTGCTGGACGTGCTGAAAGAATGATAATTATAGGAGCAGACAATGCGTCTTCAAAGGAAAGTCTTAAGTGGCTTGGTGGTGGATTCCTGTCTGCAGGTGCGGCAACTACTTCTGAGGATCTTTATAGTGCAGCAGTACCTTTCGATAATAGACGTAATGGTATGATAATTGGTGCTGGCGCTGTAGGTCTTGTGATAGAAAAAGAAGAACTGGTAGAGGCTCGAGGAATGGCTGGAATATGCCGTATTGTGGGTACTCATGCATTCAATATGGCTGGACATCAGACAAAGATTGATGCTGCAAAATTCAGTGAAGAGTTGGAGCGGTTTATTACAAAAATGGAGAAGGAAAATGGATTTAGCAGAGATGAGATAGCGCCAAATACCGTTTATTTCTCACACGAAACATATACACCTAAAAAGGGTGGTTGCTCACAGACCGAAAAGATTTCTCTGGAAAAAGTATTTGGAAGTAAATTTAAGGATATTCTTATATGCAATACGAAAGGTATGACAGGACATACAATGGGAGGTTCTATTGAAGAGGCTGTTGCAGCTAAGTCTCTACAATACCAGAAGGTTCCTCCAATAGTAAATTATTTGGTTCCAGATCCCGAATTAGCTGGACTTAAGCTTTCAAAGGGAGGCAATTACCAGTTTAAGTATACTCTCAGATGTATAGCAGGTTTTGGAGGACAGGGGAATTACAATTTACTAGAGAGAATAGCTGTTGGTGAAAACCGAATTATTAATGCTTCTAAATATGAAGAATGGCTTAGAACGATTGCGACATCAGCTGATGCAGTTTTATCAAAGGATGGTCGCTTGTTGGTGCTTAAGTCACAAAAGAGCATAGAGTCTTCTAGCGAAAGAGTTTTGGCAGAAGGCTTGGGAGCAATTGACCAAGTAAACACTATAAATATACATAAAAATAATTTTGAACAGGATTCTGATATCGTTGATAAGGCTGACAAGAGTACTGTGATTAGTTCAAAAATACTAGACAAAAAAAGTGTTATTGATAGTATTTTAGATATTTTTTCAGAGGTTACAAAGTATCCTAAGGATATGCTTGATCTAGATATGGAAATGGAAGCTGATCTTGGAATAGATACAGTTAAACAGGCTACTATTTTTGCAATGGTATGGGAGAAATTTGGAATTGAAAGAGATGAAGGAAATAGTATTTCAAATTATCCAACAATAGGTCACATTATTGATCTAGCGTACTCAAAGTTGCAAAATGTATCTGCTCATACTGTGACTGAGTCTTTTGAGCAGCAATCAAGTGCAATTGACAAATCAAATAATGTTCCCAAAAGTGATGCTTATTCTGGAAGTATATATTCAAAGGATAAAGTTCGAGATGAAGTATTAGCAGTTATTTCTGAGATATCAAAATATCCAACAGACATGCTTGAATTAGATATGGAAATGGAAGCTGACTTGGGAATTGATACAGTAAAACAGGCAACAATCATATCAATTCTTTGGGAGAAGTTTGCTCTACGTAGGGAGGATGGAGAAAATGTTACCAATTATCCAACAATAGGTCAGGTTGTTGAACTTATATATTCCAAGCTGCCAAGACAATTTGATAATACAGAGAAAACAAAGGAGCATACATTTCAAGCAGATTCAGATACTATAAATAATACTAGCAGCACTTCAAAGAGTAATTTAGAAGCAGAAGTCCTATTGACTATTTCTGAAATATCGAAATATCCTACTGATATGCTTGATGTCAGTATGGAAATGGAAGCTGATTTGGGGATTGATACAGTAAAACAAGCAACCATTATTTCAAATTTATCTGAAAAGTATGATATTAAAAGAGAAGAATGGCCACAGGTATCGGGGCTGCTTAAGATTAAAGATATCATAAATACTTTGGAGAAGATATTAAATAAAAGATTATCGAAAGATATACCACAAGCAGTTGCTTATGAGGAAGCGGCAGCAACTGTTATACAAGAAGTAAGTACTAATATTGATGAAGTTGTTCTTAAAATAGTAGCAAAGCATACCGCATACCCTACGGAAATGATTACTCCTGATATTGAAATAAAACAGGATTTAGACCTTGACGATAAAAAGTTACTAGAAATAGTAACAGATATTAATAAGAGTCTTAATCTTAATGTTTTAAATAAGGCCAGTATAGATGGTATAAATAGCGTTAAAGAACTTATTGATTATTTTTATAATGTAGCTTCAAATGAAAAAAAAGTGGAATCTGCTGACTCTGACGAAGAAAAAAATTCTTCTCAGCTTATTTGGCAGGTCCCAGTACTAATTGAACAGGAACTTCCTGAAAGGGATATTGATATTAGTTCCAAAAATGTGTGTATTATTGGAGATAATGAGAGTTTCGTAACTAAGCTTGCTAATAGTCTCAAAGAGAAGGCTAATGATATATTTACATTAGTATTTGAGAAGCAAATGTCAGAGGATGATTTAGAGAAGGTTGTGAAAGAGTATATAGCCAAACCTATAGATATAATTATTGATTGCTCACATTTAGGTGATGATATTAGTTTTCACAGCTTGAGCCTGGCAGAACAAAAAGAAATTTTACAGCTGAGTGCAAAGGCTAGATTTATATTCTATAGGGAAGCAGCTCAGCAAATAAAATTTTTAGCTGTCAGAATATTATGTGCAGTATCAATTGATGGAGGAATGGGTTACTTAGATAATGCTTATAAAATCATAGATCCATCTTTTGGTGCTATAACAGGCTTTTATAAAGGGCTGAATAGAGAATGGATTAATTGCACAATCAAAATAGTTGATTTTGAAAGAGAACTTATAAATTCTACAGATGAAATGGCAACATGTATAATAAATGAAATTGAGACAGCTGGATTTGACTATGAAATTGCCTATAACTCTAATAAGAGAATGGTTGTAAGAATAGGCGAGCTTAATGAGAATCAACTATTATCAACAGAAATAATCGATAATAGACATTTTTTAATAACAGGCGGAGCATTAGGTATAACAGCGGAAATAACTAAAGAGCTTACAAAGAAATATAAAGGATGTTTTACAATACTAGGCAGAACAGAACTGCCAAGTGATATAGATGAATTAGCTAGGTTAGATGAACAGCAATTATTCAAAAAGAAGACTGAAATACAAGAAAAGCTGGCTAAAAAACATAAAAGGGTTACACCTATACTTATTCAGACTGAATTTGAAAAACTGACAAAAGCTATAGAGATTCATAATATGCTAAAAACACTTAAAGTATCAGGTAATAGTATTATTTATATTAGCTGTGATGTAGGAAACGAAAAGTCTGTAAAGAAAGCAGTTGACAAAGCTGTTAAGAAGCATGGTGCGGTTAATTGCTTAATTCATGGAGCAGGTATTGATAGAAGCCACTTTATTAGACAGAAATCTACTAAAGAGTTTGAGGAAGTATTTGATACAAAAGTATTAGGCGCCTGCAATTTACTAAAATTCTGTGACTCGGAGGAATTAAAAGAGGTTGTACTATTTTCCTCCATATCAGGTCGGTTTGGTAATGAAGCACAGCTTGATTATTGCGCTGCAAACAGTTTCTTAAATGTTTTAGCAAAATCATTAAAAACAAGAAAACCGGATATTAAGACAGTGAGTATTGTTTGGTCTGGCTGGAAGGATATTGGAATAGCAGCAAGAAATGAATACCTTAAGCAAAATGCTTCAAAGCTAGGAATAAAGCTTATTAATACAAAGGCTGGCGTAGATGGCTTTATTAAATTATTAGAAAGTAAAATGGAACTTTGTGAAGTTATTCTCAGCGAAGGTCTTGAAAACTTGACCGATTCACGATTGTTCATTAATGAGTTAGAAAATGCAGTTCTGATTGACAGAGTTGAGAAAAGAGGAAATGTTATAACTAAAGCCTATAAGACCTTCTCTGTAAGAAAGGATGCATTGATTGATCAACATAGACTTAGAAATGTTCCGCTATTGCCTGCTGCTTGCATTATGGAACTTTGTACTGAGTACTTTGCTCTGCAGGCCGGTAAACAGGATAACTATTGCTTGCGTAATTTGGAATTTATAAATCCATTTAAGCTTTTCCATGACAAGGACAGGGAATTATTTATTGATGGACAGCCTGACAATGATGGTTGGAAGATATCAGTACATTCCTTCTTTAAGCCACAAAAGATTGGTAAAGAGACTTTGATAACTCATGGGGGAATGTTTGTATCAGGCAAGGTTGAGAATTATGAGGACATGTATCCATTAAATTGGGAATGGGTTAAAAATAATGAATTTAGTATTACTAGCAAGCTTGACCTAAAGGATATTTTGCTGGATAGTGCGGGGAATCAGATTTTAAACCTTGGACCATTATACTGGAGGATGGCTGAAACTGAGGAATTAAGGAAAATAGATAATTTCCTTCATAGCGATAAAGGGGTTATTTTCCCAGAGTTGTTCCCAACAGAACAAATCTATGAAAAGAATTATCCTCTTGACAAGCTGCTTATAAATCCATGTTTTATAGATGCGATGTATCAAGGGGCTGCTCAGGATTGTGTTACAAAGAAAAATAACATATATTTGCCATGGAAGGTTGAGGAGTTTGGTATTCTTAAGGTTCCAAAGCAGGATGGTTTCTTCAGGGTTTTTGCAGAAGCTGTAGCTGAGGATGAAGAGTACCGTACCTATCGTATAGCAATATTAGATGATAAGGATGAACTTTGCAGCTATGCTAGAAATGCAACCTTCAGACTCATAAACCAGTAA
- a CDS encoding class I adenylate-forming enzyme family protein, with product MNCCDYLFNISNELLDNEVIVDSENGRRYTYRELQIAVKKFAKYLMDRGFKKGSTIAIHLYNGSETVIAYLACQYCGIISCIVDPMFKPFELQYYLEDSKSVCLITFMKNDKDIKEIGLDITIMHDTDVDMVCDGIDFEQIEQEPHDVSEDEVSIILYTSGSTSKPKGVMHNVYRCKAHVAIQQEIGYTFKESDRLVCFVPFSHAYGCVDILFDAMEYGACVVMMRSFQPQKLARLIESEGITHLFGVPTHYAQLLRYDSIIPQLKKLKAAFVAAAPLNHTTAIQWGEKTGIYLNEGYGLSETCTLTIFRDSSIAITPGNVGKPTTKVATVEIVDESGNPLGQNEVGEIRVKGPNVMLGYWNKPEETSKKLKDGWFYTGDFAYKNSNDEFILCGRNTEFINVAGIKVSPIDVESVLNQHPFVSESAVISQKDEMYGEVVKAFVVLKPEKTLTERELIKFVSSKLSSFSVPKSITYIEQFPRNNIGKIDKNALSKY from the coding sequence ATGAATTGTTGTGATTACCTATTCAATATAAGCAATGAACTTTTAGACAATGAAGTAATAGTGGATTCGGAAAATGGCAGAAGGTACACCTATAGAGAGTTACAGATTGCTGTTAAAAAATTTGCAAAATACTTGATGGATAGAGGGTTTAAAAAGGGATCGACTATCGCAATTCACTTGTACAATGGTTCAGAGACTGTAATTGCATATCTTGCTTGTCAATATTGCGGAATAATTTCCTGTATAGTAGATCCAATGTTTAAGCCTTTTGAATTGCAGTACTATTTAGAGGATTCGAAGTCAGTTTGCTTAATTACTTTTATGAAAAATGATAAGGATATAAAAGAAATAGGCTTAGATATTACCATAATGCATGATACTGATGTGGATATGGTATGTGATGGTATAGATTTTGAACAGATTGAACAGGAGCCTCATGATGTTTCCGAGGATGAAGTTTCAATAATTCTATATACGTCAGGCTCAACATCTAAACCAAAAGGAGTTATGCATAATGTATATAGGTGCAAAGCTCATGTAGCAATTCAACAGGAGATAGGATATACATTTAAAGAAAGCGACAGGCTGGTATGTTTTGTGCCATTTTCACATGCATATGGATGTGTGGACATTTTGTTTGATGCAATGGAATATGGTGCATGTGTTGTCATGATGAGATCCTTTCAACCACAAAAGCTTGCAAGGCTCATTGAGAGTGAAGGGATTACACATCTTTTTGGAGTTCCTACTCATTATGCTCAATTGCTTAGATATGACTCCATAATTCCTCAGCTAAAGAAGCTAAAGGCTGCATTTGTTGCGGCAGCGCCTTTAAATCATACTACAGCTATACAATGGGGAGAGAAGACAGGAATATATCTGAATGAAGGCTATGGATTATCTGAAACATGTACACTTACAATATTCAGAGATAGTTCTATTGCAATAACGCCAGGTAATGTGGGAAAGCCGACAACCAAGGTAGCTACAGTAGAAATTGTAGATGAGAGTGGAAATCCTCTCGGTCAAAACGAGGTTGGAGAGATAAGAGTAAAGGGACCTAATGTAATGTTAGGTTATTGGAATAAACCAGAAGAAACTAGTAAAAAATTAAAGGACGGATGGTTTTATACAGGCGATTTTGCTTATAAGAACAGTAACGATGAGTTTATCTTATGCGGAAGAAATACAGAGTTTATAAATGTCGCTGGTATAAAAGTTTCACCTATTGATGTAGAGTCAGTATTAAATCAACATCCATTTGTATCAGAATCAGCTGTTATTAGTCAGAAAGATGAGATGTATGGAGAGGTTGTAAAAGCCTTTGTTGTACTAAAACCAGAGAAAACACTTACTGAAAGGGAACTCATAAAGTTTGTTTCAAGCAAACTTTCAAGTTTTTCAGTTCCCAAAAGTATTACATATATAGAGCAGTTCCCAAGAAACAATATTGGCAAAATTGATAAAAATGCATTATCCAAGTATTAA
- a CDS encoding 3-oxoacyl-ACP synthase III family protein, protein MKTTIKYPPISDLHVTRYSKILSTGSYLPDNIVTNEDIIKRYNLIATDRAVRYSIGISERRWENKNLDVSDCVALAAKQCLERANISIEQVDRIIYSKLLGDYNVPATAIGMLKKLNAKNGIPAFDLTAACSGFIHAMDMAIRYIDSGDDYVLILGGGLTSWALANDFNKIDTRTVFLMGDGIAAMLLGVSKEKHFLSSYIQTDNTHYEVGYMPLGLSLLNSKESLSSDMFGMKIDNGRILNENAIESAVVTVNRLLESSKLTIDDIDFVATSDQTTQLWEGQLKALNIPLEKSVSLFHKQGNTASAMSALNLDELINSGRLKRGMTVLMMAHGAGASGGGVIFKY, encoded by the coding sequence ATGAAAACAACTATTAAATATCCACCGATAAGTGATTTGCATGTAACACGGTATTCGAAGATACTATCAACAGGTTCTTACTTACCGGATAATATTGTAACAAATGAGGATATTATCAAACGCTATAACTTAATTGCTACTGATAGAGCAGTAAGATACTCTATAGGTATAAGTGAACGTAGATGGGAAAATAAAAATTTGGATGTTTCTGATTGTGTAGCTCTTGCAGCTAAACAATGTTTAGAGAGAGCTAACATTAGTATAGAACAAGTTGATCGTATTATTTATTCAAAATTATTAGGTGATTACAATGTGCCGGCAACAGCAATAGGAATGCTTAAAAAGCTGAATGCAAAAAATGGCATTCCTGCATTTGATTTGACGGCTGCATGCAGTGGTTTTATCCATGCAATGGATATGGCAATACGTTATATAGATTCAGGAGACGATTATGTCTTAATACTTGGTGGTGGACTGACAAGTTGGGCATTAGCTAATGATTTTAATAAAATTGATACCCGTACTGTATTTTTAATGGGAGATGGAATAGCCGCAATGCTTTTAGGCGTCAGTAAAGAAAAACATTTTCTCAGTTCCTATATTCAGACAGATAATACTCATTACGAAGTAGGATATATGCCCCTTGGTTTGTCTTTGTTAAATTCCAAAGAAAGTTTATCTAGTGATATGTTCGGAATGAAAATTGACAACGGAAGAATACTTAATGAAAATGCCATTGAGTCTGCAGTAGTTACTGTAAATCGATTATTGGAATCCTCGAAATTAACTATTGATGATATAGATTTTGTTGCCACATCTGACCAGACCACTCAGCTTTGGGAAGGACAGCTAAAAGCTCTTAATATACCTCTTGAAAAGAGTGTTAGCCTATTCCATAAACAAGGAAATACAGCTTCAGCTATGAGTGCTCTTAATCTTGATGAACTAATTAATTCAGGCAGGCTGAAAAGGGGAATGACAGTTTTAATGATGGCACACGGAGCAGGTGCTAGTGGGGGAGGAGTAATATTTAAATACTAA